One genomic region from Bos indicus isolate NIAB-ARS_2022 breed Sahiwal x Tharparkar chromosome 17, NIAB-ARS_B.indTharparkar_mat_pri_1.0, whole genome shotgun sequence encodes:
- the LOC109570991 gene encoding small ribosomal subunit protein eS27-like, producing the protein MPLAKDLLHPSPEEEKRKHKKKRLVQSPNSYFMDVKCPGCSKITTVFSHAQTVVLCVGCSTVLCQPIGGKASLTEGCSSRRKQH; encoded by the coding sequence ATGCCTCTCGCAAAGGATCTTCTTCATCCCTCTccagaagaggagaagaggaaacaCAAGAAGAAGCGCCTGGTGCAGAGCCCCAATTCCTATTTCATGGATGTAAAATGCCCAGGATGCTCTAAAATCACCACCGTCTTTAGCCATGCACAAACAGTAGTTTTGTGTGTTGGCTGCTCTACTGTCCTCTGCCAGCCTATAGGAGGAAAAGCAAGTCTTACAGAAGGATGCTCTTCCAGACGGAAGCAGCACTAA